Proteins from one Bacteroides mediterraneensis genomic window:
- a CDS encoding adenylate kinase — MLNIVIFGAPGSGKGTQSARIVEKYGLNHISTGDVLRAEIKNGTELGKTAKGYIDNGQLIPDALMIDILASVFDSFKDSKGVIFDGFPRTIAQAEALKKMLQERGQEVSVMLDLEVPEEELMTRLIKRGQESGRADDNEETIKKRLVVYHSQTAPLIDWYKNDGKYCHIQGLGTMEGIFADICAAIDKL, encoded by the coding sequence ATGTTGAATATTGTAATTTTTGGTGCTCCGGGTTCAGGTAAGGGAACTCAGAGTGCTCGTATTGTGGAAAAGTATGGTTTGAACCATATTTCTACAGGAGATGTATTGCGTGCGGAAATCAAGAACGGTACAGAACTGGGTAAGACAGCCAAAGGTTATATCGACAATGGTCAGCTGATTCCTGACGCATTGATGATTGATATCCTGGCGAGCGTGTTCGACAGCTTCAAAGATAGCAAAGGTGTAATCTTTGACGGATTTCCTCGTACCATCGCTCAGGCAGAAGCTTTGAAGAAGATGTTGCAGGAACGTGGACAGGAAGTGTCTGTCATGCTCGACCTGGAAGTGCCGGAAGAAGAACTGATGACTCGTCTGATCAAACGTGGACAGGAATCAGGCCGTGCCGACGACAACGAAGAAACCATCAAGAAACGTCTGGTGGTATATCATTCTCAGACTGCTCCGTTGATTGACTGGTACAAGAACGACGGTAAATATTGCCACATCCAGGGTCTGGGTACCATGGAAGGCATCTTCGCTGACATCTGCGCAGCTATCGATAAACTTTAA
- the hpt gene encoding hypoxanthine phosphoribosyltransferase, with protein sequence METIQIKDKRFKTFIPEAEILKEVARVADEINRDLEDEKPLFLSVLNGSFMFTADLMKHLTIPCEVSFVKLASYEGTASTGKVKELVGLNEDITGRTVVIVEDIVDTGLTMQRLLETLKARHPKEIRIATLLVKPDKLKVDLDIHYVAMRIPNDFIVGYGLDYDGLGRNYRDIYTVIE encoded by the coding sequence ATGGAGACGATTCAGATAAAAGACAAACGTTTCAAGACGTTTATCCCGGAGGCGGAAATTTTGAAGGAAGTGGCACGTGTAGCCGATGAAATCAATCGTGATTTGGAGGATGAGAAGCCACTGTTCCTGAGTGTGTTGAACGGCTCGTTCATGTTTACGGCCGACTTGATGAAGCATCTGACGATTCCGTGTGAGGTTTCTTTTGTGAAACTGGCTTCGTATGAGGGGACAGCTTCCACGGGCAAGGTGAAGGAACTGGTAGGACTGAACGAAGACATAACCGGACGTACGGTGGTTATTGTGGAAGATATTGTGGATACGGGACTGACCATGCAGCGTCTGCTGGAAACCCTGAAGGCGCGTCATCCGAAAGAAATCCGTATTGCCACCCTGCTGGTAAAGCCGGACAAACTGAAGGTGGACTTGGACATTCATTATGTGGCCATGCGCATTCCGAATGATTTTATTGTGGGATACGGACTGGACTATGACGGTCTGGGCCGGAACTATCGCGACATTTATACAGTAATAGAATAA
- the obgE gene encoding GTPase ObgE: MAESNFVDYVKIYCRSGKGGRGSVHMRREKYMPNGGPDGGDGGRGGHVILRGNRNYWTLLHLKYDRHVFAEHGGNGSKNKSFGKDGADKVIEVPCGTVVYNAETGEYVCDVTEHGQEVILLKGGRGGLGNWHFRTATRQAPRFAQPGEPMQEMTVILELKLLADVGLVGFPNAGKSTLLAAVSAARPKIANYPFTTLEPNLGIVSYREGKSFVMADIPGIIEGASEGKGLGLRFLRHIERNSLLLFMVPGDTDDIRKEYEILLHELATFNPEMLDKQRVLAITKCDMLDEELMQMLEPTLPEDIPHVFISSVSGMGIQQLKDLLWTELNKDSNQLEAVRREAIVHRPKDLKKLQKELEDMGEDEDFEYEYEEDTDEDDFDYEYEEEDWDDETQK; the protein is encoded by the coding sequence ATGGCTGAATCGAATTTTGTTGATTACGTAAAAATCTATTGCCGCTCCGGAAAAGGAGGCCGCGGTTCGGTGCACATGCGCCGTGAGAAGTATATGCCCAACGGAGGTCCAGACGGTGGCGACGGTGGTAGAGGAGGTCATGTGATTTTGCGGGGAAACCGCAACTATTGGACGTTGCTGCACCTGAAATACGACCGTCATGTGTTTGCGGAACACGGCGGAAACGGTTCAAAGAACAAGAGCTTCGGAAAAGATGGGGCAGACAAGGTCATCGAGGTTCCATGCGGAACCGTAGTATATAACGCCGAAACCGGCGAATATGTGTGCGACGTAACGGAGCACGGACAAGAAGTCATCTTGCTGAAAGGCGGACGTGGCGGATTGGGAAACTGGCATTTTCGTACAGCTACCCGTCAGGCACCTCGTTTTGCCCAACCGGGGGAACCCATGCAGGAGATGACAGTGATTTTGGAATTGAAATTATTGGCTGATGTGGGTCTGGTGGGTTTCCCGAATGCGGGAAAATCAACCTTGCTGGCGGCTGTGTCTGCGGCACGTCCGAAGATTGCCAACTATCCTTTTACTACGCTGGAACCGAATCTGGGTATCGTGTCCTATCGCGAAGGCAAATCGTTCGTGATGGCGGATATTCCGGGTATCATTGAAGGTGCGAGTGAAGGTAAAGGACTGGGACTGCGCTTCTTGCGTCATATCGAGCGTAACTCCCTGCTGTTGTTCATGGTGCCGGGCGATACGGATGACATCCGGAAGGAATATGAGATTCTGCTCCATGAACTGGCTACGTTCAATCCGGAGATGCTGGACAAGCAGCGGGTGCTGGCCATCACGAAATGTGACATGCTGGACGAGGAACTTATGCAGATGCTGGAGCCTACATTGCCTGAAGATATACCGCATGTCTTTATCTCTTCGGTGTCCGGAATGGGTATCCAGCAGCTGAAGGACCTGTTGTGGACGGAATTGAATAAAGACAGCAACCAGTTGGAGGCCGTACGTCGGGAAGCCATCGTACATCGTCCGAAGGACCTGAAGAAACTCCAGAAAGAGCTGGAAGATATGGGTGAGGACGAGGACTTCGAGTATGAATACGAGGAGGATACGGACGAGGATGACTTCGACTACGAGTACGAGGAGGAAGACTGGGACGACGAAACACAGAAGTAA
- a CDS encoding NAD(P)H-hydrate dehydratase, protein MKILSCTQQKEADAYTIAHESILSINLMEKAAGLLAQAISDRWDKSHRIIVFAGPGNNGGDALAVARILFLKHYPIEVYLFNVKGTLSEECLTNVQRLKESGFANYTEVSSQFDPPQLGSHDVIVDGLFGSGLNKPLSGGFAAVVQYINASPSQVVSIDIPSGLMGEDNTHNIRQNIIKADLTLSIQLPKLSFLFAENADVVGEWQLLDIGISREFIEKAKTPYLITEASEMRALIKPRKKFAHKGMFGHGLLIAGSYGMGGAALLASRACLRSGIGLLTVHTPVCNHLLLQSNVPEAMVQDDVHERCFAEAADLDNFQAVAIGPGLGQEEVTVQALFDQISNCYIPLVLDADALNIFSNYRNYLTRIPRHSILTPHVKELERIIGRCSNSFERLSKAKELAAYLQCYIVLKGAWTAVITPDGETYFNPTGNPGMATAGSGDVLTGILLSLLSQGYTQEEACRLGVYVHGLAGDIACQRKGVIGMTSGDIVEALPEAWKQLMEIK, encoded by the coding sequence ATGAAAATTTTAAGTTGTACACAACAAAAAGAGGCCGATGCATATACCATCGCCCATGAATCTATATTGTCAATCAACCTCATGGAAAAGGCGGCTGGCCTGCTGGCACAAGCCATCAGTGACCGCTGGGACAAATCGCACCGCATCATTGTCTTTGCCGGTCCGGGCAACAACGGAGGCGATGCCCTGGCTGTAGCCCGCATCCTCTTTCTGAAACACTATCCGATAGAAGTCTACCTGTTCAACGTGAAAGGGACCCTTTCCGAAGAATGTCTCACCAACGTACAACGCCTGAAAGAAAGCGGGTTTGCCAATTATACGGAAGTCAGCAGCCAGTTCGACCCTCCCCAGCTGGGCAGCCACGACGTCATCGTGGACGGACTGTTCGGCTCCGGCCTCAACAAGCCGCTGAGTGGTGGATTTGCAGCCGTCGTGCAATACATCAACGCCTCCCCTTCCCAAGTAGTATCCATTGATATCCCTTCTGGTCTGATGGGAGAAGACAACACCCACAACATCCGCCAGAACATCATCAAGGCCGACCTGACCCTGAGCATCCAACTGCCGAAACTCTCCTTCCTTTTTGCGGAGAATGCCGACGTGGTAGGCGAATGGCAATTGCTCGACATCGGCATCAGCCGGGAATTCATCGAAAAAGCCAAAACCCCTTACCTCATCACCGAAGCAAGCGAGATGCGTGCACTCATCAAGCCACGGAAGAAATTTGCCCATAAAGGCATGTTCGGCCACGGCCTGCTGATAGCCGGTTCCTACGGCATGGGAGGGGCTGCCCTGCTGGCCTCGCGGGCCTGCCTGCGTTCCGGCATCGGACTACTCACCGTACACACCCCCGTCTGCAATCACCTCCTGCTCCAGAGCAATGTGCCCGAAGCCATGGTACAGGACGACGTACACGAACGCTGCTTTGCCGAAGCGGCCGACCTCGACAATTTCCAGGCCGTAGCCATCGGTCCGGGACTGGGACAGGAAGAAGTGACCGTACAAGCACTCTTCGACCAAATCAGCAACTGCTACATTCCGCTGGTGCTCGATGCCGATGCGTTGAATATCTTCAGCAACTACCGCAACTACCTGACCCGCATTCCCCGCCACAGCATTCTCACGCCGCACGTCAAGGAACTGGAGCGTATCATCGGCCGTTGCAGCAACAGCTTCGAACGGTTGTCCAAGGCCAAGGAGCTGGCCGCCTATCTGCAATGCTACATCGTGCTGAAAGGCGCATGGACAGCTGTCATCACTCCCGACGGAGAAACGTATTTCAACCCGACAGGCAACCCGGGCATGGCTACCGCTGGCAGCGGAGACGTACTGACGGGTATCCTTCTTTCCCTCCTCTCACAGGGATATACACAGGAAGAAGCCTGCCGTCTGGGAGTCTACGTACACGGCCTGGCCGGTGACATCGCCTGCCAGCGGAAAGGTGTCATCGGCATGACCTCCGGCGACATCGTGGAAGCTCTGCCCGAAGCATGGAAACAATTAATGGAAATCAAATGA